A genomic region of Gemmata massiliana contains the following coding sequences:
- a CDS encoding DUF2190 family protein, with amino-acid sequence MPFEARYLHGSPVMVDHTPGTAVAAGTVVVTADTPRIAHLDIPANALGALAAGGGVYEMVGNAAIAADKKVWWDDAANKVTETASTNKVFGVTVTACAANNGLCQVRHDPAQ; translated from the coding sequence ATGCCCTTTGAAGCTCGTTACTTGCACGGTTCGCCGGTGATGGTGGACCACACGCCCGGTACGGCCGTGGCCGCCGGAACCGTCGTCGTGACCGCGGACACCCCGCGTATCGCGCACCTGGACATCCCCGCGAACGCGCTCGGCGCGTTGGCGGCCGGGGGCGGGGTGTACGAGATGGTGGGCAACGCGGCGATTGCCGCGGACAAGAAGGTGTGGTGGGACGACGCGGCCAACAAGGTCACCGAAACCGCGAGCACGAACAAGGTGTTCGGGGTGACGGTGACCGCGTGCGCCGCGAACAACGGGTTGTGCCAGGTGCGCCACGATCCGGCGCAGTAG